The following coding sequences lie in one Alphaproteobacteria bacterium genomic window:
- a CDS encoding carbohydrate ABC transporter permease has protein sequence MTEIQARRVRYFDKAGLALTLLTMVCAVIWAFPLYWSAVTTLKPEQEVVRPYVELWPDTFTLEAYVHVITQTNMGIWYLNSLVTSAAVTLGVILMGVMAGYAISQLRFPGRRLLWWMILASFMVPIPALIVNHYILMADAGFLDSWAGIVVPQLIHPVVVIVYKQFFDSVPPEYREAAVIDGASHFQMLFRIFLPMNWGVTTALAVITFIGAWNAFLWPFLAVNHEDQMTITVGITQVNDAFGVYYARDLAAAVMAALPVAIIYLIFQRRVTQAITLSAGIKG, from the coding sequence ATGACCGAGATCCAGGCGCGGCGCGTGCGCTATTTCGACAAGGCCGGCCTGGCGCTGACCCTGCTGACGATGGTCTGCGCGGTGATCTGGGCGTTCCCGCTCTACTGGTCGGCGGTGACGACGCTGAAGCCGGAGCAGGAGGTGGTGCGGCCCTATGTGGAGCTGTGGCCCGACACCTTCACGCTGGAAGCCTATGTCCACGTCATCACCCAGACCAACATGGGCATCTGGTACCTGAACTCGCTGGTGACGTCGGCGGCGGTCACCCTGGGCGTGATCCTGATGGGGGTGATGGCGGGCTATGCGATCTCCCAGCTGCGCTTCCCCGGCCGGCGGCTGCTGTGGTGGATGATCCTGGCCAGCTTCATGGTGCCGATCCCGGCGCTGATCGTGAACCACTACATCCTGATGGCCGACGCGGGCTTCCTCGACAGCTGGGCCGGCATCGTCGTGCCGCAGCTGATCCACCCGGTGGTGGTGATCGTCTACAAGCAGTTCTTCGATTCCGTGCCGCCCGAATACCGCGAGGCCGCCGTCATCGACGGCGCCAGCCACTTCCAGATGCTGTTCCGCATCTTCCTGCCGATGAACTGGGGTGTGACGACGGCGCTGGCGGTGATCACCTTCATCGGGGCGTGGAACGCCTTCCTGTGGCCGTTCCTTGCCGTCAACCACGAGGACCAGATGACGATCACGGTCGGCATCACCCAGGTCAACGATGCCTTCGGCGTGTACTACGCCCGCGACCTTGCCGCGGCGGTGATGGCGGCACTGCCGGTGGCGATCATCTACCTGATCTTCCAGCGCCGGGTCACTCAGGCGATCACGCTGAGCGCCGGGATCAAGGGCTGA
- a CDS encoding sugar ABC transporter permease: MANTRRSEGWVALLLVGPFVCVYGWMFIYPSLQMAWLSFTDAPLIGAGEWNDFKNYDRLTGDRTFGTAIWNTLYFVLLTVIPGTLTALGIALMVSRLKGWLQSGILAAFFLPYILPVSVVYRIWQWVFDLQFGIAQYVLEPIVGEPVAVWRRYEWFMPAVGLVTIWWTCGFSILLFLAGLRNIPKELYEAASLDGADRWVNFRRITWPLIWPVTALVMTIQLILQLKIFDQVYLFAQGGRTNTTMVLVQYIYEQAFVHNRGGYAATVALALFVLIVVVSVLQYQSLRARGGR, from the coding sequence ATGGCGAATACGCGGCGAAGCGAGGGCTGGGTGGCCCTGCTGCTGGTCGGGCCGTTCGTGTGCGTGTACGGCTGGATGTTCATCTATCCGTCGCTGCAGATGGCCTGGCTGAGCTTCACCGACGCGCCGCTGATCGGCGCCGGCGAGTGGAACGACTTCAAGAACTACGACCGGCTGACCGGCGACCGCACCTTCGGCACGGCGATCTGGAACACGCTGTATTTCGTGCTGCTGACGGTCATCCCCGGCACGCTGACCGCGCTGGGTATCGCGCTGATGGTCAGCCGGCTCAAGGGCTGGCTGCAGAGCGGCATCCTGGCCGCGTTCTTCCTGCCCTACATCCTGCCGGTCTCGGTGGTCTACCGCATCTGGCAATGGGTGTTCGACCTGCAGTTCGGGATCGCGCAGTATGTGCTGGAGCCCATCGTCGGCGAGCCGGTGGCGGTGTGGCGGCGCTACGAATGGTTCATGCCCGCGGTCGGCCTGGTCACGATCTGGTGGACCTGCGGCTTCTCGATCCTGCTGTTCCTGGCCGGGCTGCGGAACATCCCGAAGGAGCTGTACGAGGCGGCGTCGCTGGACGGTGCCGACCGCTGGGTCAACTTCCGCCGCATCACCTGGCCGCTGATCTGGCCGGTGACGGCGCTGGTGATGACCATCCAGCTGATCCTGCAGCTGAAGATCTTCGACCAGGTCTATCTGTTCGCCCAGGGCGGCCGGACCAACACCACGATGGTGCTGGTGCAGTACATCTACGAGCAGGCGTTCGTGCACAACCGCGGCGGCTATGCCGCCACGGTCGCGCTGGCGCTGTTCGTGCTGATCGTCGTGGTGTCGGTGCTGCAGTACCAATCGCTGCGGGCGCGGGGCGGGCGATGA
- a CDS encoding extracellular solute-binding protein yields the protein MSGLLKTTALAAATLLAGTAYANAEQTVIWWDFLGGGDGVRMKTLIDQFNQEHAGEITIEATTLEWGVPYYSKVQTATAVGEGPDMMTYHTSRIPLAVSNDILEEITPEDMAAMGLGEGDFAAATWDAVHLDGKQYAVPFDTHPIVLYYNREKLAAAGLIGDDGLPQGLDGIENFTAALKALQDGGTTWGMSTFTAGGNFQFRTIYSLLGQQDGEMLTDGEWLAGDNYEKLVDALRVVSDWCGDGYVPAYTEYPAAIALFTSGEAAMHINGVWEVPTMADLYDKGELFEWGAIELPVFFDHPSTYADSHAFAIPHNQGKEMAPEKREAVLTVISWMLNHGLFWATAGHIPALKAVTDSAEYQAMEPNATYAVVTQNLIYDPKSIYAGVASPMFDAAGNSFTASVNGEMDAEEAVGLMKDELDFLE from the coding sequence ATGAGCGGTCTCTTGAAGACGACGGCATTGGCGGCTGCGACGCTGCTTGCCGGGACGGCCTATGCCAATGCCGAGCAGACGGTGATCTGGTGGGACTTCCTGGGCGGCGGCGACGGCGTACGGATGAAGACGCTGATCGACCAGTTCAACCAGGAACATGCCGGCGAGATCACCATCGAGGCGACCACGCTGGAATGGGGCGTGCCGTACTATTCGAAGGTACAGACCGCGACCGCGGTGGGCGAAGGCCCCGACATGATGACCTATCACACCTCGCGCATCCCGCTGGCGGTGTCGAACGACATTCTCGAGGAGATCACCCCCGAGGACATGGCGGCGATGGGCCTCGGCGAGGGCGACTTCGCCGCGGCAACCTGGGACGCCGTGCACTTGGACGGCAAGCAGTATGCCGTGCCGTTCGATACGCACCCGATCGTGCTGTACTACAACCGGGAGAAGCTGGCGGCGGCCGGGCTGATCGGCGACGACGGCCTGCCGCAGGGCCTGGACGGCATCGAGAATTTCACCGCGGCGCTGAAGGCGCTGCAGGACGGCGGCACCACCTGGGGCATGTCGACCTTCACCGCCGGCGGCAACTTCCAGTTCCGCACGATCTATTCGCTGCTGGGCCAGCAGGACGGCGAGATGCTGACCGACGGCGAGTGGCTGGCCGGCGACAACTACGAGAAGCTGGTGGACGCGCTGCGCGTCGTCTCCGACTGGTGCGGCGACGGCTATGTGCCGGCCTATACCGAATATCCGGCGGCGATCGCGCTGTTCACCTCGGGCGAGGCGGCGATGCACATCAACGGCGTCTGGGAAGTGCCGACGATGGCCGACCTGTACGACAAGGGCGAGCTGTTCGAGTGGGGCGCGATCGAGCTGCCGGTGTTCTTCGACCACCCGTCGACCTACGCCGACTCCCATGCCTTCGCCATTCCGCACAACCAGGGCAAGGAGATGGCGCCGGAGAAGCGCGAGGCCGTGCTGACGGTGATCTCGTGGATGCTGAACCACGGTCTGTTCTGGGCGACCGCCGGCCACATCCCGGCGCTGAAGGCGGTGACGGACTCGGCCGAGTACCAGGCGATGGAGCCGAACGCGACCTATGCCGTGGTGACCCAGAACCTGATCTACGACCCGAAGTCGATCTATGCCGGCGTCGCCTCGCCGATGTTCGACGCCGCGGGCAACAGTTTCACCGCCAGCGTCAACGGTGAGATGGACGCCGAGGAAGCGGTCGGCCTGATGAAGGACGAGCTGGACTTCCTCGAATAG
- a CDS encoding portal protein, which translates to MDPKDIRRRFEALAAARRGWEAHWQEIAERVLPRQADFVGSRTPGAKRSDKIFDSTAPLALERFAAAMESMLTPRGQRWHRLRVADEELDRRPAVRTWLEAVERALFAARYLPRANYASQQHEVYMALGAFGTGALFVGEDPATAEGGGGLRYRAIHLGELYVAEDAFGRIDTVFRKFALSPRQAVQAYGRAALPEAMRRRADDEAGAKVDLLHAVFPRRDRDPAREGWRHMPYAAVTMTLEGDHILREGGFRTMPYLVGRYVTAPGEVYGRSPAMAVLPDIKMLNEAAKTIIRAAHRQVDPPILVHDDGALGRFSVLPNAINVGAVSKDGRPLAIPFNAGARVDIGLDMLERWRGTINDAFLVTLFQVLTEAPNMTATEALIRLQEKGQMIAPAVGRQQTELLGPMIAREIDILSRRGALPPAPPAVAEAEIAIVYDSPLMRAQRAEDMTGLARAMETIAPFLRARPELIEAFDVDAVAELALEAHGVPQRVLKRPEARAAAQAAGVVPDPQVPAAPAAAQGTAAAQGTALGQALGQALAGAAMPGAAPPPVPAATAAVARQVQSAMTGGTHVADPK; encoded by the coding sequence ATGGATCCGAAGGATATCCGGCGGCGGTTCGAGGCGCTGGCGGCGGCGCGGCGCGGCTGGGAGGCGCACTGGCAGGAAATCGCCGAGCGGGTGCTGCCGCGCCAGGCCGATTTCGTCGGCAGCCGCACGCCGGGCGCCAAGCGCAGCGACAAGATCTTCGATTCGACCGCGCCGCTGGCGCTGGAGCGCTTCGCCGCCGCGATGGAATCGATGCTGACGCCGCGCGGCCAGCGCTGGCACCGGCTGCGCGTGGCCGACGAGGAGCTCGACCGCCGGCCGGCGGTACGCACCTGGCTGGAAGCGGTGGAGCGCGCGCTGTTCGCCGCCCGCTACCTGCCGCGCGCCAACTATGCCAGCCAGCAGCACGAGGTCTACATGGCGCTGGGCGCGTTCGGCACAGGCGCCCTGTTCGTCGGCGAGGATCCGGCCACCGCGGAGGGCGGCGGGGGCCTGCGCTACCGCGCCATCCACCTGGGCGAGCTCTATGTTGCCGAGGATGCCTTCGGCCGCATCGACACCGTGTTCCGCAAGTTCGCGCTGAGCCCGCGCCAGGCGGTGCAGGCCTATGGCCGGGCGGCGCTGCCCGAGGCGATGCGCCGGCGGGCCGACGACGAGGCGGGCGCGAAGGTGGACCTGCTGCACGCGGTGTTCCCGCGGCGCGACCGCGACCCGGCGCGCGAGGGCTGGCGCCACATGCCCTATGCCGCGGTGACGATGACGCTGGAGGGCGACCACATCCTGCGCGAGGGCGGCTTCCGCACCATGCCCTATCTGGTCGGCCGCTACGTCACCGCGCCGGGCGAGGTCTACGGCCGGTCGCCGGCGATGGCGGTGCTGCCGGACATCAAGATGCTGAACGAGGCGGCGAAGACCATCATCCGCGCCGCGCACCGCCAGGTCGACCCGCCGATCCTGGTGCACGACGACGGCGCGCTCGGCCGGTTCAGCGTGCTGCCCAACGCGATCAACGTCGGCGCGGTGTCGAAGGACGGCCGGCCGCTGGCGATCCCGTTCAACGCCGGCGCCCGGGTCGACATCGGGCTGGACATGCTGGAGCGCTGGCGCGGCACCATCAACGACGCCTTCCTGGTGACGCTGTTCCAGGTGCTGACCGAGGCGCCGAACATGACGGCGACCGAGGCGCTGATCCGGCTGCAGGAGAAGGGCCAGATGATCGCGCCGGCGGTGGGCCGGCAGCAGACCGAGCTGCTGGGCCCGATGATCGCCCGCGAGATCGACATCCTGAGCCGCCGCGGCGCGCTGCCGCCGGCGCCGCCGGCGGTAGCGGAGGCGGAGATCGCCATCGTCTACGACAGCCCGCTGATGCGGGCGCAGCGGGCCGAGGACATGACCGGGCTGGCGCGGGCGATGGAGACGATCGCGCCGTTCCTGCGGGCGCGGCCGGAACTGATCGAGGCGTTCGACGTGGACGCGGTCGCCGAGCTGGCGCTGGAGGCGCACGGCGTGCCGCAGCGCGTGCTGAAACGGCCAGAGGCGCGGGCGGCGGCGCAGGCCGCCGGCGTCGTGCCGGACCCGCAGGTGCCGGCGGCGCCGGCCGCGGCGCAGGGCACCGCCGCGGCGCAGGGCACCGCCCTGGGGCAGGCGCTGGGCCAGGCGCTGGCGGGCGCGGCGATGCCGGGCGCGGCGCCGCCGCCGGTGCCGGCCGCGACCGCGGCCGTGGCGCGGCAGGTGCAGTCGGCGATGACGGGAGGGACGCATGTGGCTGACCCGAAGTGA
- a CDS encoding terminase family protein, whose amino-acid sequence MAGLGAATATGGGTRRPGREPVPMSRHVTRMTIADAAHLSAAQRAAIVAGYPPHEREARTQGIPQLGSGRVFPVAEEALAAPAFACPRHWPAIGGLDFGWDHPTAAVRIAWDRDADCAWVTHCYRVRRETPVIHAAALRAWGRGLAWAWPHDGLQHDMQSGTALAEAYRTQGLAMLDDHARFADGSAGLEAGLMAMLERMQTGRLKVFDHLADWFAEFRLYHRRDGRVVKEQDDLMSASRYALMCLRFARVEGERAPARTAEAGYDIFG is encoded by the coding sequence ATGGCCGGGCTCGGGGCGGCCACCGCGACGGGCGGGGGTACGCGTCGGCCGGGAAGGGAACCCGTGCCGATGAGCCGCCACGTCACCCGGATGACCATCGCCGACGCGGCCCACCTGTCGGCTGCCCAGCGCGCGGCGATCGTCGCCGGCTATCCGCCGCACGAGCGCGAGGCGCGCACGCAGGGCATTCCGCAGCTCGGCTCCGGCCGGGTGTTTCCGGTGGCGGAGGAAGCGCTGGCGGCGCCGGCCTTCGCCTGCCCGCGGCACTGGCCGGCGATCGGCGGGCTCGATTTCGGCTGGGACCACCCGACCGCGGCGGTGCGCATCGCCTGGGACCGCGACGCCGACTGCGCCTGGGTGACCCACTGCTATCGGGTGCGGCGCGAGACGCCGGTGATCCATGCCGCCGCGCTGCGCGCCTGGGGCCGCGGCCTGGCCTGGGCCTGGCCGCATGACGGGCTGCAGCACGACATGCAGTCGGGCACAGCGCTGGCCGAGGCCTATCGGACGCAGGGGCTGGCCATGCTCGACGACCATGCCCGCTTCGCCGACGGCTCCGCCGGGCTGGAGGCCGGGCTGATGGCGATGCTGGAGCGGATGCAGACCGGGCGGCTGAAGGTGTTCGACCACCTGGCCGACTGGTTCGCCGAGTTCCGGCTCTACCACCGCAGGGACGGCCGGGTGGTCAAGGAGCAGGACGACCTGATGAGCGCCAGCCGCTACGCACTGATGTGCCTGCGCTTCGCCCGGGTCGAGGGCGAACGGGCGCCGGCGCGCACGGCCGAGGCGGGGTACGACATCTTCGGGTGA
- a CDS encoding DUF6456 domain-containing protein, translated as MPRARRKTVAMLTSVCPTPERMRHDAVIAVPTEQAGVVAHQVRTPFALDRYHARGELAPGTPAENARRYDAGCRLRETWTRAGLEPRVTRAYDSAVRGGRRFGAAAEPAPGRIDAYRAWQAAIRAVGPIASSEVIDACCLGQAVGDKTRLEILRRGLGVLADHYGL; from the coding sequence ATGCCGCGAGCCCGGCGCAAGACCGTTGCCATGCTGACCAGCGTCTGCCCGACGCCGGAGCGGATGCGCCACGATGCGGTGATTGCGGTGCCGACCGAGCAGGCCGGCGTCGTCGCGCACCAGGTGCGCACGCCGTTCGCGCTGGACCGCTATCACGCCCGCGGCGAACTGGCGCCGGGCACGCCGGCGGAGAACGCCCGGCGCTACGACGCCGGCTGCCGGCTGCGCGAGACCTGGACGCGGGCCGGGCTGGAGCCGCGGGTGACCCGGGCCTATGACAGCGCGGTGCGCGGCGGCCGCCGTTTCGGCGCCGCCGCCGAGCCGGCGCCGGGCCGGATCGACGCCTATCGCGCCTGGCAGGCCGCGATCCGCGCCGTCGGGCCGATCGCGTCAAGCGAGGTGATCGACGCCTGCTGCCTGGGCCAGGCGGTCGGCGACAAGACCCGGCTGGAGATCCTGCGGCGCGGGCTCGGCGTGCTGGCGGACCACTACGGGCTGTAG
- a CDS encoding S24 family peptidase, translating to MRRGLARPGRTQRGLALALGVDASAVSRLLHGQRRLRAHEIAVAARYLGLDPVGALAAPPPADAPAAPAPGWLPLLGVTAGSAPAVDPDLFLLNEAAPVDRVRRPDGLIARPRAFALQVIGGSMAPRYEPGDLVAVDPDQRAEIGSDVVVVLADAAADGAGEGRRRLLLKRLVRRGRATVVLAQFSPARDDIRLPAESVAALWPVLPLRAVLGL from the coding sequence ATGCGGCGCGGACTGGCGCGCCCCGGCCGCACCCAGCGCGGACTGGCGCTGGCGCTCGGCGTCGATGCCTCGGCGGTGTCGCGGCTGCTGCACGGCCAGCGCCGGTTGCGGGCGCACGAGATCGCGGTGGCGGCCCGCTATCTCGGCCTCGACCCGGTCGGTGCGCTGGCTGCCCCGCCGCCAGCCGACGCGCCGGCCGCACCGGCGCCGGGCTGGCTGCCGCTGCTCGGGGTCACCGCCGGCAGCGCGCCCGCCGTCGACCCCGACCTGTTCCTGCTCAACGAGGCTGCCCCGGTCGACCGGGTGCGCCGGCCCGACGGGCTGATCGCCCGCCCGCGCGCCTTCGCGCTGCAGGTGATCGGCGGCTCGATGGCGCCGCGCTACGAGCCCGGCGACCTGGTCGCGGTCGATCCCGACCAGCGCGCGGAGATCGGCAGCGACGTGGTCGTGGTGCTGGCCGATGCGGCTGCTGATGGCGCCGGGGAAGGTAGGCGCCGGCTGCTGCTGAAGCGGCTGGTCCGCCGCGGCCGCGCCACGGTGGTGCTCGCCCAGTTCAGCCCGGCCCGCGACGACATCCGCCTGCCGGCCGAGTCCGTCGCTGCGCTGTGGCCGGTGCTGCCGCTCCGGGCCGTGCTCGGGCTCTGA
- a CDS encoding radical SAM protein gives MSYFSLQQKVALARSIALKKSPLYVQYYVTARCNLACEQCNIIYADGACDELNITQIRAMAANMARIGVCIVLLIGGEPFVRRDLPEIVRAFAEAGIHVRLQTNGLARRQAIEACVEAGAHDISISLDSLRPALQDRINGGFARSWQRAIDTVALVNELFPETGTAFFGTVLMPRNLTDIPPVIDFASRIGWGVSLVPVHTARPEAPRGFRTLDDDGAVTFAPEQVAAVRTLLDRVAAMKRAGYPVYDSQEYLDDIARFVAGEPVRWRRRNGGLCDSPNLYFAVAPNGTLKTCCDFEATRSFGVHEADFPDLFHAGVVAEAVRPVTAACDGCMYGSYPEISISARFLRPMLARFAYFGGGRPRLARLSAAEMTALAATVLEEHGLAG, from the coding sequence GTGAGCTATTTCTCGCTGCAGCAGAAGGTGGCGCTGGCGCGGTCGATCGCGCTGAAGAAGAGCCCGCTCTATGTCCAGTATTACGTCACCGCGCGCTGCAACCTGGCCTGCGAACAGTGCAACATCATCTATGCCGACGGCGCCTGCGACGAGCTGAACATCACCCAGATCCGGGCGATGGCGGCGAACATGGCGCGGATCGGGGTCTGCATCGTGCTGCTGATCGGCGGCGAGCCGTTCGTCCGCCGCGACCTGCCGGAGATCGTGCGCGCCTTCGCCGAGGCGGGCATCCACGTGCGGCTGCAGACCAACGGGCTGGCCCGCCGGCAGGCGATCGAGGCCTGCGTCGAAGCCGGCGCGCACGACATCAGCATCTCGCTCGATTCGCTGCGGCCGGCGCTGCAGGACCGCATCAACGGCGGCTTCGCGCGGTCGTGGCAGCGGGCGATCGACACCGTCGCGCTGGTCAACGAACTGTTCCCCGAGACCGGCACCGCGTTCTTCGGCACGGTGCTGATGCCGCGCAACCTGACCGATATCCCGCCGGTGATCGATTTCGCCTCGCGGATCGGCTGGGGCGTGTCGCTGGTGCCGGTGCACACGGCGCGGCCGGAGGCGCCGCGCGGCTTCCGCACCCTCGACGACGACGGCGCCGTCACCTTCGCGCCGGAGCAGGTGGCCGCGGTGCGCACGCTGCTCGACCGGGTAGCGGCGATGAAGCGCGCGGGCTATCCGGTCTATGATTCGCAGGAATATCTGGACGACATCGCCCGCTTCGTCGCCGGCGAGCCGGTGCGCTGGCGGCGGCGCAACGGCGGGCTGTGCGATTCGCCCAATCTGTATTTCGCGGTGGCGCCGAACGGCACGCTGAAGACCTGCTGCGACTTCGAGGCAACCCGCAGCTTCGGCGTTCATGAAGCTGATTTCCCTGATCTTTTCCACGCCGGCGTGGTCGCCGAGGCGGTGCGACCGGTGACCGCGGCCTGCGACGGCTGCATGTACGGCAGCTATCCGGAGATCTCGATCTCCGCCCGCTTCCTGCGGCCGATGCTGGCCCGCTTCGCCTATTTCGGCGGCGGCCGCCCGCGGCTGGCCCGGCTGAGCGCGGCGGAGATGACCGCACTGGCGGCGACGGTGCTCGAAGAGCACGGGCTCGCCGGCTGA
- a CDS encoding methyltransferase domain-containing protein, whose protein sequence is MSGPSAVAQEAGIERLSPARAVSFDDSWYAAVDPGHFWMQWRFRVLRQVLDRLGARPARVLDVGGGHGVLRAQLEAALPCAVDIADVNAAALAACVPGRGRTLLYDATERRADLLGAYDAVLLFDVIEHVERPAALLAAAAAHLRPAGLLLVNVPALPGLYSAFDAAIGHHRRYTRASLRAAIAEALGPAEVPVLRYWGAAMLPALAARRLVLGRRPADAADRARLVRQGVSAPNRFVEAALRLMMRAETACRAAPPLGTSAMAAVRVGGAAEEAG, encoded by the coding sequence TTGAGCGGGCCGTCCGCGGTGGCGCAGGAAGCCGGCATCGAGCGCCTCTCGCCGGCACGGGCGGTGTCGTTCGACGACAGCTGGTATGCGGCGGTCGATCCTGGGCATTTCTGGATGCAGTGGCGGTTCCGGGTGCTGCGGCAGGTGCTGGACCGGCTGGGCGCGCGGCCGGCGCGGGTGCTGGACGTCGGCGGCGGCCACGGGGTGCTGCGCGCCCAGCTGGAGGCGGCGCTGCCGTGCGCGGTGGATATCGCCGACGTCAATGCGGCGGCGCTGGCGGCCTGTGTGCCGGGGCGCGGGCGGACGCTGCTGTATGACGCGACCGAACGGCGCGCCGACCTGCTCGGTGCCTATGACGCGGTGCTGCTGTTCGACGTGATCGAGCATGTCGAGCGGCCGGCCGCGCTGCTGGCCGCGGCGGCGGCCCATCTGCGCCCGGCCGGGCTGCTGTTGGTGAACGTCCCGGCGCTGCCGGGGCTGTACAGTGCCTTCGACGCGGCGATCGGCCATCACCGGCGCTATACCCGCGCGAGCCTGCGCGCGGCGATCGCCGAGGCGCTGGGGCCGGCGGAGGTGCCGGTGCTGCGCTACTGGGGCGCGGCGATGCTGCCGGCGCTGGCGGCGCGGCGGCTGGTGCTGGGCCGGCGGCCGGCCGACGCCGCGGACCGCGCCCGGCTGGTGCGGCAGGGCGTGAGTGCGCCGAACCGGTTCGTCGAGGCGGCGCTGCGGCTTATGATGCGGGCGGAAACCGCCTGCCGCGCGGCGCCGCCGCTCGGCACCTCGGCGATGGCGGCGGTGCGGGTCGGCGGCGCGGCGGAGGAGGCAGGGTGA
- a CDS encoding Fic family protein, with translation MEPMTIDESSRHRGPLNDLVVELVHRSAGFRRSLPPGLVGALADLVRAMNCYYSNLIEGHRTHPVEIELALAGDYSADPEQRDLQLEARAHIAVQRWIDDGGLDCPPVGVAAIRAIHERFCVQLPDDLLWVADEASAERVRVSGGELRSRDVAVGRHVAVSPGAVPRFLERFEQAYARLGRADSILAIAAAHHRLLWIHPFMDGNGRVARLLSHAMLLDTLDTGAVWSVARGLACSVERYKGHLAACDLPRRNDLDGRGTLSEAALAAFTGYFLGTCVDQIDFMENLMQPGRLHGRILAWAQQEVRAGSLPSQAPAVVESVLFRGALARADVPGIVGTGERHARRVVAALTGAGVLTADSSRAPLRLAFPARLAEYWMPGLFPARSED, from the coding sequence ATGGAGCCGATGACGATCGACGAGTCATCGCGACATCGGGGACCGCTGAATGATCTGGTCGTCGAACTGGTGCACCGCTCCGCCGGCTTCCGGCGCAGCCTTCCCCCGGGCCTGGTCGGGGCGCTCGCCGACCTCGTCCGCGCGATGAACTGCTACTACAGCAACCTGATCGAGGGGCATCGCACCCACCCGGTGGAGATCGAGCTTGCGCTCGCCGGCGACTACAGCGCCGATCCGGAGCAGCGCGACCTGCAGCTGGAAGCCAGGGCGCACATCGCCGTTCAGCGCTGGATCGACGATGGCGGACTGGACTGCCCGCCGGTCGGCGTCGCGGCGATCCGCGCGATCCACGAGCGGTTCTGCGTGCAACTGCCCGACGATCTGCTGTGGGTCGCCGACGAAGCCAGCGCCGAGCGCGTGCGGGTTTCGGGCGGCGAACTGCGCAGCCGCGACGTCGCGGTCGGGCGCCATGTCGCGGTCAGTCCCGGTGCGGTGCCGCGTTTCCTGGAAAGGTTCGAGCAGGCCTATGCGCGGCTGGGGCGGGCGGATTCGATCCTGGCCATCGCGGCGGCCCATCACCGCCTGCTGTGGATCCACCCGTTCATGGACGGGAACGGCCGCGTCGCGCGGCTGCTGTCGCACGCGATGCTGCTGGACACGCTGGATACCGGCGCGGTGTGGTCGGTGGCGCGCGGACTGGCGTGCAGCGTCGAGCGTTACAAAGGGCATCTGGCCGCCTGCGACCTGCCGCGCCGCAACGATCTGGACGGCCGCGGCACCCTGAGCGAGGCGGCGCTGGCGGCCTTCACCGGCTATTTCCTCGGCACATGCGTGGACCAGATCGACTTCATGGAGAACCTGATGCAGCCCGGCCGCCTGCATGGCCGCATCCTGGCATGGGCACAGCAGGAGGTGCGGGCCGGCAGCTTGCCGTCGCAAGCGCCGGCAGTGGTCGAGAGCGTGCTGTTCCGCGGCGCGCTGGCGCGTGCCGACGTGCCCGGCATCGTCGGCACGGGCGAGCGGCATGCGCGGCGTGTGGTCGCCGCGCTGACCGGGGCCGGCGTGCTGACCGCCGACTCGTCGCGGGCACCGTTGCGGCTCGCATTCCCGGCGCGCCTGGCCGAATACTGGATGCCGGGGCTGTTCCCGGCGCGCAGCGAAGATTGA